A genome region from Bradyrhizobium sp. WSM1417 includes the following:
- a CDS encoding nitronate monooxygenase family protein, which produces MKTAITELFGIEHPIIQGGMHFVGFAELAAAVSNAGGLGIITGLTQKTPELLAKEIARCRDMTDKPIGVNLTFLPTFAAPPYPEYIAAIVEGGIKSVETAGRSPEAYMPALKAAGIKVIHKCTSVRHSLKAERIGCDAVSVDGFECGGHPGEDDIPNMILLPRAAEELKIPFVASGGMADGRSLVAALSLGAAGMNMGTRFIATKEAPVHQNVKNALVAATELDTRLIMRSLRNTERVLKNANVDRLLEIEREKGDKLKIDDIHDQVAGVYPRIMLDGQMDAGAWSCGMVAGLIHDIPTCKELVDRIMAEAETIIRTRLMGFLEGTGAPRKVA; this is translated from the coding sequence GTGAAGACCGCGATCACCGAACTGTTCGGCATCGAGCACCCCATCATCCAGGGCGGCATGCATTTCGTCGGCTTTGCCGAGCTGGCGGCTGCCGTCTCCAATGCCGGCGGGCTCGGCATCATCACCGGTCTCACGCAAAAGACGCCGGAGCTGCTGGCAAAGGAGATCGCACGTTGCCGCGACATGACCGACAAGCCGATCGGCGTGAACCTCACCTTCCTGCCGACCTTCGCCGCGCCGCCTTATCCGGAATACATCGCCGCCATCGTCGAAGGCGGCATCAAGTCCGTGGAGACCGCGGGCCGGAGCCCGGAAGCCTACATGCCGGCGCTGAAGGCTGCCGGGATCAAGGTCATCCACAAATGCACCTCGGTGCGCCACTCCTTGAAAGCCGAGCGCATCGGATGCGACGCCGTCAGCGTTGACGGCTTTGAGTGCGGCGGCCATCCCGGCGAGGACGACATTCCCAACATGATCCTGCTGCCGCGCGCGGCGGAGGAATTGAAGATCCCATTCGTCGCGTCCGGCGGCATGGCCGACGGGCGCAGCCTCGTCGCGGCGCTGTCGCTGGGGGCGGCCGGCATGAACATGGGCACGCGCTTCATCGCCACCAAGGAAGCGCCGGTGCATCAGAACGTCAAGAACGCGCTGGTCGCGGCGACCGAGCTCGACACCCGCCTGATCATGCGGAGCCTGCGCAACACCGAGCGCGTGCTGAAGAACGCCAATGTCGACCGCCTGCTCGAGATCGAACGCGAGAAGGGCGACAAGCTGAAGATCGACGACATCCATGACCAGGTCGCGGGCGTCTATCCCAGGATCATGCTGGACGGGCAGATGGACGCGGGCGCCTGGAGCTGCGGCATGGTCGCAGGCCTCATCCACGACATCCCCACCTGCAAGGAACTCGTCGACAGGATCATGGCTGAGGCGGAAACCATCATCCGTACCCGTCTGATGGGGTTTCTTGAAGGGACGGGTGCACCGCGAAAGGTCGCCTGA
- a CDS encoding thiamine pyrophosphate-requiring protein: protein MSQTVSDFIVQRLHQWGVRHLFGYPGDGINGVFGALQRAEGKIGFVQARHEEMAAFMATAYAKFSGQLGVCIATSGPGASHLITGLYDALLDHQPVLAIVGQQARNALGGHYQQELDLVSMFKDVAGAYVMQASSPAQIRHLIDRSIRIALARRTPTVIILPNDIQEEPYEDPPRAHGTLHSGIGYSAPSIKPRDADLDRAAEVLNAGKKVAMLVGAGALHATEEVIAVADRLSAGCAKALLGKAALPDDLPWVTGSIGLLGTEPSYNMMMECDTLLMVGSGFPYSEFLPKEGAARGVQIDLDASMMSIRFPMEVGLVGDAAETLRALLPRLAPKTDGAWRQGIQEGVAKWWKTLDDRAHQPAAPVNPQLVTWELSPRLPDRAIITSDSGSCANWFARDLKMRRGMTASLSGGLASMGAAVPYALAAKYAHSDRPVIALVGDGAMQMNNMAELITAAKYWRDWTDPRFIVCVFNNEDLNQVTWEQRIINGDPKFEASQRIPNVSYSRFAELIGLSGIYVDSPQMLGSAWEQALASQMPVVLEVKTDPEVPPLPPHITLQQAKNFSLALLKGDPNESGMIKGAARQVLEKILPGNE from the coding sequence ATGTCCCAGACCGTCTCCGACTTCATCGTTCAACGTCTGCATCAATGGGGCGTGCGCCACCTCTTTGGCTATCCCGGCGATGGCATCAACGGCGTATTCGGCGCCCTCCAGCGCGCTGAGGGCAAGATCGGCTTTGTCCAGGCGCGGCATGAGGAGATGGCCGCCTTCATGGCGACCGCCTATGCGAAGTTCTCTGGCCAACTCGGGGTCTGTATCGCAACTTCAGGCCCCGGCGCCTCGCATCTGATCACCGGGCTCTACGATGCCCTGCTGGATCACCAGCCCGTGCTCGCGATCGTCGGTCAGCAGGCACGCAATGCGCTGGGCGGACATTATCAGCAGGAACTCGATCTCGTCTCGATGTTCAAGGATGTGGCTGGCGCCTATGTCATGCAAGCATCCTCGCCGGCTCAGATCCGGCATCTGATCGATCGGTCGATTCGGATCGCGTTGGCTCGGCGGACGCCAACGGTGATCATCCTGCCCAACGATATCCAGGAGGAGCCCTACGAGGATCCGCCGCGCGCTCACGGCACCCTGCACTCCGGCATCGGCTATAGTGCGCCAAGCATCAAGCCTCGTGACGCTGACCTCGACCGTGCCGCCGAGGTGCTCAACGCCGGCAAGAAGGTCGCGATGCTCGTCGGCGCCGGCGCGCTCCACGCCACCGAGGAGGTGATCGCGGTCGCCGACCGCTTGTCCGCCGGCTGCGCCAAGGCACTGCTCGGGAAGGCGGCGCTCCCGGACGATCTCCCCTGGGTCACCGGCTCGATCGGCTTACTCGGCACCGAGCCCAGCTACAACATGATGATGGAATGCGACACGCTGCTGATGGTCGGCTCCGGGTTTCCGTATTCCGAGTTCCTGCCGAAGGAAGGCGCGGCGCGCGGCGTGCAGATCGATCTCGACGCCAGCATGATGTCGATCCGCTTTCCCATGGAGGTCGGCCTGGTCGGCGATGCCGCCGAGACGCTGCGCGCCCTGCTGCCGCGGCTCGCACCCAAGACCGACGGCGCCTGGCGCCAGGGAATCCAAGAGGGCGTCGCAAAGTGGTGGAAGACGCTCGATGATCGGGCACATCAGCCCGCAGCACCGGTCAATCCGCAGCTCGTCACCTGGGAGCTGTCGCCGCGCCTGCCCGACCGCGCTATCATCACCAGCGATTCCGGCTCCTGCGCCAACTGGTTCGCGCGCGACCTCAAGATGCGCCGCGGCATGACGGCCTCGCTCTCAGGCGGCCTCGCCTCGATGGGTGCCGCAGTGCCCTATGCGCTCGCCGCCAAATACGCCCATTCCGATCGCCCGGTGATTGCCCTCGTTGGCGACGGCGCGATGCAGATGAACAATATGGCCGAGCTGATCACCGCCGCGAAATATTGGCGCGACTGGACGGATCCGCGCTTCATCGTCTGCGTCTTCAACAACGAAGATCTCAACCAGGTGACTTGGGAGCAGCGTATCATCAACGGCGATCCGAAATTTGAGGCATCGCAGCGCATCCCAAACGTTTCCTATTCGCGGTTTGCCGAGCTGATCGGCCTCTCCGGCATCTATGTCGACAGTCCGCAGATGCTGGGCTCGGCCTGGGAGCAGGCGCTGGCGAGCCAGATGCCCGTGGTGCTGGAGGTGAAGACCGACCCCGAAGTGCCGCCGCTGCCGCCGCATATCACCTTGCAGCAGGCCAAGAACTTCTCTCTTGCGCTGCTGAAGGGCGATCCCAACGAGAGCGGAATGATCAAGGGGGCGGCGCGGCAGGTGCTGGAAAAGATCCTGCCTGGAAATGAATGA
- a CDS encoding DHA2 family efflux MFS transporter permease subunit: MTDTAQGGASAGGWSPERSAAGGHNPYLIAFVVSIATFMEVLDTTIANVALRHIAGGLAVGIDESTYVITSYLVANAIVLSISGWLSTVIGRKRFYMICVAIFTVSSLLCGFAWNLQALVLFRILQGLGGGGMATSEQAILADSFPPHKRGQAFAIYGVAVVVAPVVGPTLGGWITDTYTWHWVFLINVPMGMLSLFLVGTLVKEPSGAEEEREKLLSKGLRVDYVGFLLVAIGLGSLEYVLDEGQRNDWFGSNVIVFFAVLSAVSLLALIPWELTREDPIVDLRLLGRRQFAACFLVMLATGAVLISTTQLLPQLLQSDLNYTAMLAGLALSPGGIATLVLMPVVGRLVSSVQPKYLIMFGATIVAFSMWHLTGLTGDITYGYAAMSRIFLALGLPFLFLPVTTASYDGVPPDKTNQASALINVARNIGGSMGVALAQTILAQRQQFHQSRLIEHAAPSDLGYQQTIETMTRFFQAQGSSASDAASQAVAWVGRTLQHQVDLLAYIDVFWTLAIIAVLMIPTAAVLRPIKLGAPARGH; the protein is encoded by the coding sequence ATGACCGACACGGCGCAGGGCGGCGCGTCCGCGGGCGGCTGGTCGCCCGAGCGCTCGGCGGCGGGCGGTCATAATCCCTATCTTATCGCATTCGTCGTCTCGATCGCGACCTTCATGGAGGTGCTCGACACCACGATCGCCAACGTCGCCTTGCGCCACATCGCCGGTGGGCTTGCCGTCGGCATCGACGAGAGCACCTACGTCATCACCAGCTATCTCGTCGCCAACGCCATCGTGCTGTCGATCTCGGGCTGGCTATCGACCGTGATCGGCCGCAAGCGCTTCTACATGATCTGCGTTGCGATCTTCACGGTCTCCTCGCTCTTGTGCGGCTTTGCCTGGAATTTGCAGGCGCTGGTGCTGTTTCGAATCCTTCAGGGCCTTGGTGGCGGCGGCATGGCGACCAGCGAGCAGGCGATCCTCGCCGACTCCTTTCCGCCGCACAAGCGCGGCCAGGCCTTCGCAATCTACGGCGTCGCCGTCGTGGTCGCACCCGTAGTTGGACCGACGCTCGGCGGCTGGATCACCGACACTTATACCTGGCATTGGGTGTTCCTGATCAACGTCCCCATGGGCATGTTGTCGCTGTTCCTGGTCGGCACGCTGGTCAAGGAGCCGTCGGGCGCGGAGGAGGAGAGGGAGAAGCTGCTGAGCAAGGGCCTGCGGGTCGACTATGTCGGCTTCCTGCTGGTCGCGATCGGGCTCGGCTCGCTCGAATACGTGCTCGATGAAGGCCAGCGCAACGACTGGTTCGGCTCGAACGTGATCGTGTTCTTCGCGGTGCTTTCGGCCGTCTCCCTGCTTGCGCTGATCCCGTGGGAGCTGACGCGCGAGGATCCCATCGTCGATCTGCGCCTGCTCGGTCGTCGCCAGTTCGCCGCCTGCTTCCTGGTCATGCTGGCGACCGGCGCGGTGCTGATCTCGACGACGCAGCTCTTGCCGCAACTGCTCCAGAGCGATTTGAACTACACCGCCATGCTGGCGGGCCTTGCGCTGTCACCTGGCGGAATCGCGACCCTGGTGCTCATGCCGGTGGTGGGGCGTCTCGTCAGCAGCGTGCAGCCGAAATACCTCATCATGTTTGGTGCCACCATCGTCGCGTTCTCGATGTGGCATCTCACGGGCCTCACCGGCGACATCACCTATGGCTATGCCGCGATGTCGCGCATCTTTCTCGCCCTCGGTCTGCCTTTCCTGTTCCTGCCGGTCACGACCGCGTCGTATGACGGCGTGCCGCCCGACAAAACCAATCAAGCCTCGGCGCTGATCAACGTCGCACGCAATATCGGCGGCTCCATGGGCGTCGCACTGGCGCAGACAATTCTGGCGCAGCGCCAGCAATTCCACCAGAGCCGCCTGATCGAGCACGCCGCGCCATCGGACCTCGGCTACCAACAGACCATCGAGACGATGACCCGCTTCTTCCAGGCTCAGGGCTCAAGCGCGAGCGATGCGGCCTCGCAGGCGGTCGCCTGGGTCGGCCGCACCTTGCAGCACCAAGTCGATTTGCTCGCTTATATCGACGTGTTCTGGACGCTCGCGATCATCGCGGTGCTGATGATCCCGACCGCCGCGGTGCTGCGCCCGATCAAGCTGGGCGCTCCCGCGCGGGGGCATTGA
- a CDS encoding PRC-barrel domain-containing protein, with translation MLNQGELDQNEMGRLIGSDKVEGTSVYGADRNKIGSIERVMIDKVSGKVSYAVLGFGGFLGLGNDHYPLPWQSLKYDTELGGYVTGITTKELEGAPKYGERSDWNWGDDAAVRGINSYYGVPFA, from the coding sequence ATGTTGAATCAGGGTGAACTGGACCAAAACGAGATGGGTCGGTTGATCGGCAGCGATAAGGTCGAGGGAACATCGGTCTACGGCGCCGATCGCAACAAGATCGGCTCGATCGAACGCGTGATGATCGACAAGGTCAGCGGCAAGGTGTCCTACGCCGTGCTCGGCTTCGGCGGATTTCTGGGCCTCGGCAACGACCATTATCCGCTGCCGTGGCAGTCGCTGAAATACGACACGGAGCTTGGCGGCTATGTCACCGGCATCACCACGAAGGAGCTGGAAGGCGCGCCGAAATACGGCGAGCGGAGTGATTGGAACTGGGGTGATGACGCCGCGGTGCGCGGCATCAACTCCTATTACGGCGTCCCCTTCGCGTAA
- a CDS encoding DUF4142 domain-containing protein, translating to MRIFLAIVLAFISTAALADSTGERRPAGRTPTATETISDLYTFSRFQQGLLESTDLKGNAEVKNLAALRAEEAARRDKALKQIQEAIGTEPRVAKTTPASASMVEPETSDGPTFVRSFYAAQIPEYESVIDLLERYLKAPDNAALAAFAREQLPMLRSQVKDAERTMADK from the coding sequence ATGCGGATTTTTCTCGCGATAGTTTTGGCATTTATCAGCACGGCAGCGCTTGCCGACAGCACCGGGGAGCGAAGGCCCGCCGGCCGCACGCCGACCGCAACCGAGACCATCAGCGACCTCTACACCTTCAGCCGCTTCCAGCAGGGCCTGCTGGAGAGCACCGACCTGAAGGGCAATGCCGAGGTCAAGAACCTCGCCGCCCTGCGCGCCGAGGAAGCGGCCCGGCGCGACAAGGCTCTGAAGCAAATTCAAGAGGCGATCGGCACCGAACCGCGCGTCGCCAAGACGACCCCGGCGAGCGCGAGCATGGTCGAACCCGAAACTTCGGACGGACCGACTTTCGTCAGAAGCTTCTATGCCGCGCAGATTCCCGAATATGAATCGGTGATCGACCTGCTCGAGCGTTATCTGAAGGCACCCGACAATGCCGCGCTTGCAGCGTTCGCGCGCGAGCAGCTCCCGATGTTGCGCTCGCAGGTCAAGGACGCCGAGCGCACCATGGCGGACAAGTAG
- a CDS encoding alkaline phosphatase produces MVALRASRAWTRRQFLVRSTSSLAVAALATPHLSRAADRPQIAGGIQSGDVSDGSAVIWARADRAARMQVDYSTVESFKTVIASASSDASPDADFTSKLQLDGLPPGQDIFYRVRFDDIATGIAGESRIGHFRTAPAAGRSISFLWSGDTAGQGWGIDTSRGGYRSYRTMLDNRPDFFIHSGDHIYADCTIASEQTLPNGEIWRNVVTEEKSEVAHTLAQFRGNYKYNHLDEHFRAFHAEVPMFAQWDDHEVANDWSPTGSYDAAGHEDDGTPRLVARARRAFFDFMPIRDIGARKGRVYRKIAYGPQLDVFMIDMRSYRDESWNKGDDHRGWILGAEQLAWLKRELAGSRATWKVIAADLPIGLVSLDAVALGNGPPDRREHEIADLLASIKRAGIRNIVWLTADMHYTAAHYYDPNRGQFQDFEPFWEFVSGPLHAGTWGPGKLDDTFGPVAMYQNGCSEAQGENLAPCFGLQFFGKVDIDGRTGVMSVTLKDVDNRDLWSVDIVPQPQARPAVVAQHS; encoded by the coding sequence ATGGTAGCGCTCCGCGCCTCGCGCGCCTGGACCCGGCGGCAATTCCTGGTCCGTTCCACCTCGAGCCTCGCCGTTGCCGCGCTCGCAACGCCACATCTCAGCCGCGCCGCGGATCGTCCGCAGATCGCAGGGGGCATCCAGTCCGGCGACGTCTCGGACGGCTCCGCCGTGATCTGGGCGCGCGCCGACCGGGCCGCACGGATGCAGGTGGATTATTCGACCGTGGAAAGCTTCAAGACCGTCATCGCGTCGGCTTCGAGCGATGCCTCGCCCGATGCCGACTTCACCTCAAAGCTCCAGCTGGACGGTCTGCCTCCCGGGCAGGACATCTTCTATCGTGTGCGCTTCGACGACATCGCGACCGGCATCGCCGGCGAAAGCCGCATCGGCCATTTCCGCACCGCGCCGGCTGCCGGCCGGTCGATCTCGTTCCTGTGGTCCGGCGATACTGCGGGGCAGGGCTGGGGCATCGACACATCGCGCGGCGGCTACCGCAGCTATCGCACCATGCTCGACAATCGCCCGGACTTCTTCATCCACTCCGGCGATCACATTTATGCCGACTGCACGATTGCCTCCGAGCAGACGCTGCCGAACGGCGAGATCTGGCGCAATGTCGTGACCGAGGAGAAATCCGAGGTCGCGCACACGCTGGCGCAGTTCCGCGGCAATTACAAATACAACCATCTCGACGAGCACTTCCGCGCCTTCCATGCCGAAGTGCCGATGTTCGCGCAATGGGACGATCACGAGGTCGCCAATGATTGGTCGCCGACCGGCAGCTATGACGCGGCCGGCCATGAGGATGACGGCACCCCGCGCCTGGTCGCGCGCGCCCGCCGCGCCTTCTTCGACTTCATGCCGATCCGCGACATCGGCGCGCGAAAGGGGCGGGTCTATCGCAAGATCGCCTATGGTCCGCAGCTCGACGTCTTCATGATCGACATGCGCAGCTATCGCGACGAGAGCTGGAACAAGGGCGACGATCACCGCGGCTGGATCCTGGGCGCCGAACAACTCGCCTGGCTGAAGCGTGAGCTCGCGGGCTCGCGCGCGACCTGGAAGGTGATCGCGGCCGACCTGCCGATCGGGCTGGTCAGCCTCGATGCCGTTGCATTGGGTAATGGGCCGCCCGACCGGCGTGAGCACGAGATCGCCGATCTTCTCGCGTCCATCAAGCGCGCCGGGATCCGCAACATCGTCTGGCTCACCGCCGACATGCACTACACCGCCGCGCATTATTACGATCCGAACAGGGGGCAATTCCAGGACTTCGAACCGTTCTGGGAGTTCGTCTCAGGGCCCTTGCATGCCGGCACCTGGGGCCCGGGCAAACTCGACGATACCTTTGGTCCGGTTGCGATGTACCAGAACGGGTGCAGCGAGGCGCAGGGCGAAAACCTCGCGCCCTGTTTCGGACTGCAATTCTTCGGCAAGGTCGACATCGATGGCCGAACCGGCGTGATGAGCGTGACGCTGAAGGACGTCGACAACCGGGACCTCTGGTCGGTCGATATTGTGCCGCAGCCGCAGGCGCGTCCAGCCGTCGTGGCGCAGCATTCCTGA
- a CDS encoding phosphatase PAP2 family protein, which yields MALVEVKPSRIDTAIADKIADHTNSGIEHTAQTLTWAADEHVLLALAAIGWLYTHIRQPQQRPVANHILAVSLATAVLPHVLKSVFDQTRPDRLTIRGHRNGVPISGQARDAFPSGHAVHMGALASAAGLLPKTPRRLLRTAAIALSLTRIAVLAHWASDVVAGFALGAAVERLLRPWTLTQSFRKQVNRREKP from the coding sequence ATGGCATTAGTAGAGGTCAAACCCAGCCGGATCGACACCGCGATCGCGGATAAGATCGCTGATCACACCAATTCAGGCATCGAGCATACCGCGCAGACATTGACCTGGGCCGCCGACGAGCACGTGCTGCTCGCGCTGGCCGCAATAGGGTGGCTCTATACTCACATTCGGCAGCCGCAACAGCGGCCCGTGGCAAATCACATTCTGGCCGTGTCGTTGGCGACGGCCGTCCTGCCGCATGTCCTGAAATCCGTATTCGATCAGACCAGGCCAGACCGGCTGACCATACGCGGACACCGAAATGGAGTACCCATCTCAGGACAGGCGCGCGACGCTTTCCCCTCCGGTCACGCGGTCCATATGGGCGCACTTGCCTCGGCGGCGGGCTTGCTGCCGAAGACGCCGCGCCGATTGCTGCGCACGGCCGCGATCGCGCTGTCGCTGACACGGATCGCGGTGCTCGCGCATTGGGCAAGCGACGTGGTTGCAGGCTTTGCGCTTGGCGCTGCCGTAGAGAGACTCTTGCGGCCATGGACATTGACGCAATCGTTCCGCAAGCAAGTCAATCGGCGGGAAAAGCCGTGA
- a CDS encoding SDR family oxidoreductase, protein MAEHKLVDPVARFPKPPFKKQSQPWPGLAGKMEPPPDHGETSYKGSGRLAGRKALITGGDSGMGRAAAIAYAREGADVAINYLAAEEPDAQDVIALIKKEGRTGLAIPGDLKDEAFCKKLVEQAVQGLGGLDVLVCNAARQQTRASILDVSSEDFDATMKTNIYAPFWIIKAALPHLKPGSCIIGTTSEQAYDPSPDLYDYAQTKAATMNYVKSLAKQLASKGIRVNGVAPGPIWTPLQVSGGATMEKLEKFGGMTPLGRPGQPAELASIYVQLAAADASYATGQVYGSAGGSGQP, encoded by the coding sequence ATGGCCGAGCACAAACTGGTCGATCCAGTCGCCCGTTTTCCAAAGCCGCCGTTCAAAAAACAGTCGCAGCCCTGGCCTGGCCTCGCCGGCAAGATGGAGCCGCCCCCGGATCACGGCGAGACCAGCTACAAGGGCTCCGGCCGGCTCGCCGGGCGCAAGGCGCTGATCACCGGCGGGGATTCCGGTATGGGCCGCGCCGCTGCGATAGCTTACGCACGCGAAGGCGCCGACGTCGCCATCAACTATCTAGCGGCGGAAGAGCCGGATGCGCAGGACGTCATCGCGCTGATCAAGAAGGAAGGGCGTACCGGGCTCGCGATTCCAGGCGACCTCAAGGATGAGGCTTTCTGCAAGAAGCTGGTCGAGCAGGCCGTCCAAGGTCTCGGTGGACTCGACGTCCTCGTCTGCAACGCGGCGCGGCAGCAGACACGTGCGTCCATTCTCGACGTCTCCTCGGAAGACTTCGATGCGACGATGAAGACCAACATCTATGCGCCGTTCTGGATCATCAAGGCGGCACTGCCGCATTTGAAGCCAGGCTCGTGCATCATCGGCACGACGTCCGAGCAGGCTTACGACCCCTCACCCGATCTCTACGACTATGCGCAGACCAAGGCGGCGACGATGAACTACGTGAAGTCGCTGGCGAAGCAGCTCGCCTCGAAGGGCATTCGCGTCAATGGCGTCGCCCCGGGACCGATCTGGACGCCGCTCCAGGTCTCCGGCGGCGCCACGATGGAAAAGCTCGAAAAATTCGGCGGCATGACGCCGCTCGGCCGTCCCGGCCAGCCCGCCGAACTGGCCTCCATTTACGTGCAGCTTGCCGCAGCCGACGCGAGCTATGCGACCGGCCAGGTGTATGGGTCCGCTGGTGGATCGGGACAGCCGTAG
- a CDS encoding DUF3147 family protein, producing the protein MTEYIVRFIAGGIIVSAFAILGDMLKPKSFAGLLGAAPSVALATLGIAVVQHGPQYAAAESWTMIYGAVALGCYSVVVCHLLIRYRVSALPATVLAVIVWLVVAFGLLAGFGGAA; encoded by the coding sequence GTGACCGAATATATCGTGCGCTTCATCGCCGGTGGCATCATCGTCTCCGCTTTTGCGATCTTGGGCGATATGCTGAAGCCCAAAAGTTTTGCGGGGTTGCTCGGCGCAGCACCGTCAGTCGCACTCGCGACGCTCGGCATCGCCGTTGTCCAGCACGGCCCACAATATGCCGCGGCCGAAAGCTGGACGATGATCTATGGCGCGGTCGCGCTCGGCTGCTACAGCGTCGTGGTGTGCCATCTGCTGATCAGATACCGTGTATCCGCGCTGCCCGCGACGGTCCTGGCTGTCATCGTGTGGCTGGTGGTCGCCTTCGGCCTGCTCGCCGGCTTCGGAGGTGCGGCCTGA
- a CDS encoding HlyD family secretion protein: protein MDAQTRERGPSAEQPQRAKEAPKTSPDQAPDAKDSKPAQAPSLRDRIREHWLLATVATIVLLAALIGGLLYWLQVRHYESTDDAFVAARSFSVASKVGGYVTDIPVTDNQHVNAGDLLAKIDERDYRIAIDQANAQVAVARANIANVEAQIVSQQEQIKQAEAQLEQAQAQLQFSQEEFARAQDLVEKGAGTVQRQQQTRSDLQAQQANTERAKTAVTAAQVGIKTLQAQLEGARAQLEQSQAQLDQAKLNLQYTSVVAAQSGRVVKLSGAKGTFVNAGQSLMMFVPDEVWIVANYKETQLNDMRPGQPVEIRIDAYPGRKLTGHVESVQPGSGTAFSLLPAENATGNYVKVVQRVPVKIVVDSWPADLPVGPGMSVVPWTRVR, encoded by the coding sequence GTGGATGCTCAAACACGGGAGCGTGGACCGTCCGCGGAGCAGCCGCAGAGGGCGAAGGAAGCTCCGAAGACATCTCCTGATCAGGCTCCCGACGCCAAGGACTCGAAGCCGGCGCAGGCGCCGTCGCTGCGAGACCGGATTCGCGAGCATTGGCTGCTGGCAACCGTTGCCACGATCGTCTTGCTCGCGGCCCTGATCGGTGGATTGCTCTACTGGCTCCAGGTGCGCCACTATGAATCCACCGACGATGCCTTCGTCGCCGCGCGAAGCTTTTCCGTGGCCTCCAAGGTCGGCGGCTACGTGACCGACATCCCGGTCACGGACAACCAGCATGTCAACGCCGGGGACCTTCTCGCCAAGATCGACGAGCGCGACTATCGCATCGCCATCGATCAGGCCAATGCGCAGGTCGCGGTCGCCAGGGCGAACATCGCCAATGTCGAGGCACAGATCGTTTCGCAGCAGGAGCAGATCAAGCAGGCGGAGGCGCAGCTCGAACAGGCCCAGGCCCAGCTTCAGTTCTCGCAGGAAGAATTCGCGCGCGCTCAGGATCTCGTCGAGAAGGGGGCCGGCACCGTGCAGCGCCAGCAGCAGACCCGCTCCGATCTTCAGGCGCAGCAGGCCAATACTGAACGCGCGAAGACCGCGGTGACAGCCGCGCAAGTCGGCATCAAGACGCTGCAGGCGCAGCTTGAGGGCGCCCGGGCGCAGCTCGAGCAGTCGCAGGCGCAGCTCGATCAGGCCAAGCTGAACCTGCAATACACCAGTGTCGTTGCGGCGCAGTCCGGGCGCGTCGTCAAACTCAGCGGCGCCAAGGGCACCTTCGTCAACGCGGGCCAGAGCCTGATGATGTTCGTGCCCGACGAGGTCTGGATCGTCGCCAACTACAAGGAGACGCAGCTCAACGACATGCGGCCGGGCCAGCCGGTCGAAATCCGCATCGACGCCTATCCCGGGCGCAAGCTCACCGGGCACGTCGAGTCCGTGCAGCCGGGCTCCGGCACCGCGTTCAGCCTGCTGCCGGCAGAGAACGCCACTGGCAATTACGTCAAGGTGGTGCAGCGCGTGCCGGTGAAGATCGTGGTCGACAGCTGGCCGGCCGATTTGCCCGTTGGTCCCGGCATGTCGGTCGTGCCCTGGACCAGGGTGCGATGA
- a CDS encoding DUF4142 domain-containing protein — protein sequence MKRTIIAAACVLLAGPALAQSLGEKTGVNSALGVAPATADFVKEVAISDMFEIESSKLAEQKGNAQEKTFAQQMVTDHTKTSSELKGLVSGGKVQATLPTALDSSHQSKLDKLKSANGKDFSSDYNSYQVSAHEDAVSLFERYAKGGDNSDLKDWAGKTLPALKHHLDMAKELGKAPSVGQTK from the coding sequence ATGAAACGTACAATCATCGCAGCTGCCTGCGTGCTGCTCGCAGGGCCCGCGCTCGCCCAGTCGCTCGGCGAGAAGACCGGCGTCAACTCGGCGCTCGGCGTCGCGCCTGCCACCGCCGACTTCGTCAAGGAAGTCGCCATCAGCGACATGTTCGAGATCGAATCGAGCAAACTTGCCGAGCAGAAAGGCAACGCGCAGGAGAAGACTTTTGCGCAACAGATGGTGACCGACCACACCAAGACCAGCAGCGAACTGAAGGGCCTGGTCAGCGGCGGCAAGGTGCAGGCGACCCTGCCGACAGCACTCGACAGCTCGCATCAGAGCAAGCTCGACAAGCTCAAGAGCGCGAACGGCAAGGACTTCAGCTCGGATTACAATTCGTACCAGGTCAGTGCCCATGAGGACGCGGTCTCGCTGTTCGAGCGTTACGCCAAGGGCGGCGACAATTCCGACCTGAAGGATTGGGCCGGCAAGACGCTGCCGGCGCTCAAGCACCATCTCGACATGGCCAAGGAGCTCGGCAAGGCGCCGAGCGTCGGCCAGACCAAGTAA